Proteins encoded within one genomic window of Humulus lupulus chromosome 1, drHumLupu1.1, whole genome shotgun sequence:
- the LOC133804120 gene encoding uncharacterized protein LOC133804120: METKTNSGSMGVQLDYGALTCAGEALAALLVSALLRSQLLALDCYGLSPISKAFIEDVHAQCKSKPVDAEGDGDNEEDGDDDDGDGGFGEGEEELSSEDGGNFGKNSNSNNKSNSKETEGGAGGAEENGDEDDDDEEDGEDQDEDDDDDEEDDDEEDDGGDEDEEDVVEAEENEEEEEEDEDEEALQPPKKRKK, from the exons ATGGAAACTAAAACTAACTCCGGTTCGATGGGAGTTCAGCTCGATTACGGCGCGCTAACGTGCGCCGGTGAGGCGTTAGCGGCTTTGCTTGTCTCAGCTTTGCTCAGAAGCCAACTCTTGGCTCTG GATTGTTATGGGTTGTCACCAATTAGCAAAGCCTTTATCGAAGATGTTCATGCCCAATGCAAAAGCAAACCAGTTGACGCTGAGGGAGATGGCGAcaatgaagaagatggagatgacgATGATGGTGATGGTGGGTTTggagaaggtgaagaggaattGTCATCTGAAGATGGAGGCAATTTTGGCAAAAACTCCAACAGCAACAACAAGAGTAACTCAAAGGAGACAGAAGGTGGAGCAGGTGGTGCAGAAGAGAATGGCGATGAAGATGACGATGATGAAGAAGATGGTGAGGACCAAGATGAGGATGATGACGATGATGAGGAAGACGATGATGAAGAGGACGATGGTGGAGACGAGGATGAGGAAGATGTAGTGGAGGCAGAAGAAaatgaagaggaagaagaagaggatgaggacgaggaagcACTTCAGCCACCCAAGAAAAGGAAGAAGTGA